A single window of Deinococcus reticulitermitis DNA harbors:
- a CDS encoding insulinase family protein, with protein MTIQEQVRLPAVGDRLGRYTVERVEPLPEMSGTLVLLRHELGARHAHVVRDDDNLAFGVTFPTVPKDSTGVAHILEHIVLMGSQKYPVPDPFFAMIPRSLNTFMNAMTSNDWTTYPFSTRNVQDYFNLLSVYLDATFFPLLRYESFRQDGHRFEFETPDDPGSPLKLQGVVYNEMKGAMASPGSVMWRAFGKALYPDLTYAQNSGGSPEDIPNLTYEGLRAFHAAHYHPSNAFFFSYGHQDLARVLDVIEEQVMSKFSAQTLDVSIPDQPGFREPRRVDVSYPSSDTERGGQVLLGWKLGYSSDPDLKLRWSVLSDVLLGNPAAPLTRPLIESGIGSALADLTGYRDSFREGAFAVGLKGLSAGKAAQVQELVLSTLQKIADEGLDPALIEASLHQFEISQKEVSNAGYPYGLQVMFRLLEPWLYGGDPLTGLRLDAELGRLRADLAAGPVFEPMLRRDLLENPHRVTLVLTPDPDLAARSEQAERELVARLSQDLTDEDRARIVRESLQLQSLQGQESDPDVLPTLTLADVPAKVARPEYATEDAGRARIGRVPQPTGGLSYLDVQVRLPELPDELLSVLPLYAYAVTRSGAAGQDYVALARRIEAVTGGIGAAVAVGTAPDDLGRLRLALSFSGKALARNAGELALVLRDVISQPEFDRERLRQLLEQRLAGLKASVVQSGHAYAERLASAQVSPAGAIEERLGGLSALATLRGIVEGGEGQPEALEARLDALLAQFGDIRSRLLQGEALLCLTALPEDVDLDLSPVTGVFGGEAPVGRPSPPQAPRTPQARTTDTPVSFNAVTFLTVPYTHPDSPALLVLSRLLRSEYLLKELREKGGAYGGGAGFDPRAGVFSMTSYRDPHVARTFQVFRDARTFLDTDLGERELTEAILGASKLLDPLTSPDTVGRLRFFGDQAGYSADVQEAYKARLLGVTLDDLRRVMDTYLTPENAAYALVTGKDPNEDTQELGLHFEVRGI; from the coding sequence ATGACCATCCAAGAACAGGTCCGTCTCCCGGCTGTCGGAGATCGGCTGGGCCGCTATACCGTCGAGCGCGTCGAACCCCTGCCCGAGATGTCGGGCACGCTCGTGCTGCTCAGGCACGAACTCGGTGCGCGGCACGCCCACGTCGTGCGTGACGACGACAACCTCGCCTTCGGGGTGACCTTTCCGACGGTGCCCAAGGACAGCACGGGGGTGGCGCACATCCTCGAACACATCGTGCTGATGGGCAGCCAGAAGTACCCGGTGCCGGACCCCTTCTTCGCGATGATTCCGCGTTCGCTGAACACCTTCATGAACGCGATGACCTCGAACGACTGGACGACCTATCCCTTTTCCACCCGCAACGTGCAGGACTACTTCAACCTGCTCTCGGTGTACCTCGACGCGACCTTTTTCCCGCTGCTGCGCTACGAGAGCTTTCGCCAGGACGGGCACCGCTTCGAGTTCGAGACGCCGGATGACCCGGGCTCGCCCCTCAAGCTTCAGGGCGTCGTCTACAACGAGATGAAAGGCGCGATGGCCTCGCCGGGCTCGGTGATGTGGCGCGCGTTCGGGAAGGCGCTCTACCCGGACCTCACCTACGCGCAGAACTCCGGCGGCTCGCCCGAGGACATTCCCAACTTGACCTACGAGGGCCTGCGCGCCTTCCACGCGGCGCACTACCACCCGAGCAACGCCTTTTTCTTCTCCTACGGCCACCAGGACCTCGCGCGGGTGCTGGACGTGATCGAGGAGCAGGTGATGTCGAAATTCAGCGCCCAGACGCTCGACGTGAGCATTCCCGACCAGCCGGGATTCAGGGAGCCGCGCCGGGTGGACGTGAGCTACCCCAGCAGCGACACGGAGCGCGGCGGACAGGTGCTGCTCGGCTGGAAGCTCGGCTACTCCAGCGACCCCGACCTCAAGCTGCGCTGGAGCGTGCTCAGCGACGTGTTGCTCGGCAACCCGGCGGCGCCGCTCACCCGCCCCCTGATCGAATCGGGGATCGGCTCGGCGCTCGCGGACCTGACCGGCTACCGCGACTCCTTCCGGGAAGGGGCCTTCGCGGTGGGGCTCAAGGGCCTGAGCGCGGGCAAGGCGGCTCAGGTGCAGGAGCTCGTGCTCTCGACCCTGCAAAAGATTGCCGACGAGGGCCTCGACCCCGCGCTGATCGAGGCGAGCCTGCACCAGTTCGAGATCAGTCAGAAGGAGGTGAGCAACGCGGGCTACCCCTACGGGCTGCAAGTGATGTTCCGGCTGCTCGAACCCTGGCTCTACGGCGGCGACCCGCTGACCGGGCTGCGCCTCGACGCCGAGCTGGGGCGGCTGCGCGCCGACCTCGCGGCGGGGCCGGTCTTCGAGCCGATGTTGCGCCGCGACCTGCTGGAGAACCCCCACCGCGTGACGCTGGTGCTCACGCCCGACCCCGACCTCGCCGCCCGCAGCGAGCAGGCCGAGCGCGAACTCGTGGCGCGGCTGAGCCAGGACCTCACCGATGAGGACCGCGCCCGCATCGTGCGCGAGAGCCTGCAACTCCAGTCGCTCCAGGGCCAGGAGAGCGACCCCGATGTGCTCCCCACCCTGACGCTCGCCGACGTGCCGGCCAAAGTCGCGCGCCCCGAGTACGCGACCGAGGACGCCGGGCGTGCCCGGATCGGGCGGGTGCCGCAGCCGACCGGCGGCCTGAGCTACCTCGACGTGCAGGTGAGGTTGCCCGAACTGCCGGACGAGCTGCTCTCGGTGCTGCCGCTCTACGCCTATGCCGTCACCCGCAGCGGCGCCGCCGGACAGGACTACGTGGCGCTCGCCCGCCGCATCGAGGCCGTGACCGGGGGCATCGGCGCGGCGGTGGCGGTGGGCACGGCGCCCGATGACCTGGGGCGGCTGCGGCTCGCGCTGAGCTTCAGCGGCAAGGCCCTGGCCCGCAATGCCGGCGAACTCGCCCTGGTCCTGCGCGACGTGATCTCGCAGCCGGAGTTTGACCGTGAGCGGCTGCGCCAGCTCCTCGAACAGCGTCTCGCCGGCCTCAAGGCGAGCGTCGTCCAGAGCGGCCACGCCTACGCCGAGCGCCTCGCCTCCGCGCAGGTGAGCCCCGCCGGGGCCATCGAGGAGCGACTCGGTGGCCTGAGTGCGCTGGCCACCCTGCGGGGCATCGTGGAAGGGGGCGAGGGGCAGCCCGAGGCGCTGGAAGCCCGCCTCGACGCGCTGCTCGCGCAGTTCGGGGACATCCGCAGCCGCCTGCTCCAGGGTGAAGCGCTGCTGTGCCTCACCGCGCTGCCGGAGGACGTGGACCTCGACCTCTCGCCGGTCACGGGCGTCTTCGGGGGAGAGGCGCCGGTGGGCCGCCCGAGCCCTCCCCAGGCGCCCCGCACTCCGCAGGCGCGCACGACCGACACGCCGGTGTCGTTCAACGCGGTGACCTTCCTCACCGTGCCGTACACCCACCCCGACAGCCCGGCGCTGCTCGTGCTCTCGCGGCTGCTGCGCAGCGAATACCTGCTCAAGGAGCTGCGCGAGAAGGGCGGGGCCTACGGCGGCGGCGCGGGCTTCGACCCCCGCGCGGGCGTGTTCTCGATGACGAGCTACCGCGACCCGCACGTCGCGCGGACCTTCCAGGTGTTCCGCGATGCCCGCACCTTCCTCGACACCGACCTCGGCGAGCGCGAGCTGACCGAGGCGATCTTGGGCGCGAGCAAGCTGCTCGATCCGCTCACCAGCCCCGACACCGTGGGCCGGCTGCGCTTTTTCGGCGACCAGGCCGGCTACAGCGCCGACGTGCAGGAGGCGTACAAGGCGCGGCTGCTCGGCGTGACGCTGGACGACCTGCGGCGCGTGATGGACACTTACCTCACCCCGGAGAACGCCGCCTACGCCCTAGTGACCGGCAAGGACCCCAACGAGGACACACAGGAGTTGGGGCTGCACTTCGAGGTTCGGGGAATCTGA
- a CDS encoding UDP-N-acetylmuramate dehydrogenase encodes MTALLPSRTGARVERLPLARFTTLGVGGEAEVWFVETHAQLAEAMEVPYRILGGGSNLVVADEGVPERVVRLSGPFAERDLSPDPLLSTPEQLVTGWVGGGVPLPGLIRTLQKLGLSNLEGTVGIPAQVGGAVWMNAGTRYGEMFDGLHTLEIVTPQGARQVTPDDLGWGYRQSGIPRGHIVTRVRLKLRPSTPEAVLEKMSAADQARKGQPKMKTPGCAFKNPGGVSAGRLIDEAGLKGTRIGQAMIAPEHANFIVNLGGASAADVHGLLALIRERVGVPLELEYELWPGEAEGHGA; translated from the coding sequence GTGACGGCGCTTCTTCCCAGCCGCACCGGGGCGCGGGTCGAGCGCCTGCCCCTCGCGCGTTTCACCACCCTGGGCGTCGGGGGAGAGGCCGAGGTGTGGTTTGTCGAGACCCACGCGCAACTCGCCGAGGCGATGGAGGTCCCTTACCGCATTCTCGGGGGTGGCAGCAATCTCGTCGTGGCCGACGAGGGCGTGCCTGAGCGGGTCGTGCGCCTGAGCGGCCCCTTTGCCGAGCGCGACCTGAGCCCTGACCCCCTGCTCAGCACCCCGGAGCAGCTCGTCACCGGCTGGGTGGGCGGCGGGGTTCCATTGCCGGGGCTGATCCGGACACTGCAAAAACTCGGCCTGAGCAACCTCGAAGGCACGGTCGGCATCCCGGCGCAGGTGGGCGGCGCGGTTTGGATGAATGCCGGTACCCGCTACGGCGAGATGTTCGACGGCCTGCACACCCTCGAAATCGTGACGCCGCAGGGCGCGCGGCAGGTCACCCCCGACGATCTGGGGTGGGGCTACCGGCAGAGCGGCATTCCGCGGGGCCACATCGTGACGCGGGTGCGTCTGAAGCTGCGCCCCTCCACCCCGGAGGCGGTGCTGGAGAAGATGTCGGCGGCCGATCAGGCGCGCAAGGGTCAGCCCAAGATGAAGACGCCGGGCTGCGCCTTCAAGAATCCCGGCGGCGTGAGTGCCGGCCGCCTGATCGACGAGGCCGGGCTCAAGGGGACCAGAATCGGTCAGGCGATGATCGCGCCCGAACACGCCAACTTCATCGTGAATCTCGGCGGCGCCTCGGCGGCGGACGTGCACGGCCTGCTCGCCCTGATCCGCGAGCGGGTGGGCGTACCGCTCGAACTCGAATACGAACTGTGGCCGGGTGAAGCCGAGGGCCACGGGGCATGA
- the ftsY gene encoding signal recognition particle-docking protein FtsY encodes MSWLDRLRAGLGKTRAGLQNVGSLEQDVREAFTRLDTIEDLEYALIAADVGRAATEEIIEDVRRSEGGNLQDALMRALTLQLEPDLRRAQFRQLGFTPDVSRSKVEPRGHVVMVIGVNGVGKTTTIAKLGQYYMERGKSVMFAAGDTFRAAAGTQLGVWGDRLGVPVIQGTDGGDPAAVAFDAASARKSRGTDLLFVDTAGRLHTKHNLMEELKKVRRVIDKADENEPGEVWLVLDAVTGQNGLQQAKKFHEATPLTGVIVTKLDGTAKGGILVPIVRELGVPIKFIGVGEQPGDLQPFDSQEFVQALFDVDVPKA; translated from the coding sequence GTGAGCTGGCTCGACCGCCTGCGCGCGGGGCTCGGCAAGACGCGCGCGGGGCTTCAGAATGTCGGCTCGCTGGAGCAGGACGTGCGCGAGGCCTTTACCCGGCTCGACACCATCGAGGACCTCGAATACGCCCTGATCGCCGCCGACGTGGGCCGCGCGGCCACTGAAGAAATCATCGAGGACGTGCGGCGCTCGGAGGGCGGCAACCTGCAAGACGCGCTGATGCGGGCGCTGACGCTGCAACTCGAACCTGATCTGCGCCGCGCGCAGTTCCGGCAGCTGGGATTTACGCCCGACGTGAGCCGCTCCAAAGTCGAGCCACGCGGGCACGTGGTGATGGTGATCGGGGTCAACGGCGTCGGCAAGACCACCACCATCGCCAAGCTCGGGCAGTACTACATGGAGCGCGGTAAGAGCGTGATGTTCGCGGCGGGCGACACCTTCCGCGCGGCGGCGGGCACGCAGCTCGGGGTCTGGGGCGACCGCCTGGGCGTGCCGGTGATCCAGGGGACCGATGGCGGCGACCCCGCAGCGGTGGCCTTCGACGCGGCCTCGGCGCGCAAGTCGCGCGGGACCGACCTGCTGTTCGTGGACACGGCGGGGCGGCTGCACACCAAACACAACCTGATGGAAGAGCTGAAAAAGGTCCGGCGCGTGATCGACAAGGCCGACGAGAACGAGCCGGGCGAGGTCTGGCTGGTCCTCGACGCGGTGACCGGGCAAAACGGCCTCCAGCAGGCCAAGAAGTTCCACGAGGCCACGCCGCTCACCGGCGTGATCGTGACCAAGCTCGACGGCACCGCCAAGGGCGGCATCCTCGTGCCCATCGTGCGTGAACTCGGCGTGCCGATCAAGTTCATCGGCGTGGGCGAGCAGCCGGGCGACCTCCAACCCTTCGACAGTCAGGAATTCGTGCAGGCCCTCTTCGACGTAGATGTGCCCAAGGCCTGA
- a CDS encoding pyridoxal phosphate-dependent aminotransferase, which yields MTDAATATRAQRLSGRARRLKPSATVAVTSRALELQRAGHDLISLSVGEPDFDTPPHIKAAAIRAIEAGKTKYTPVSGIPELREAISAKFRRENGLDYPPNAVTVTSGGKQALFNAFFALLDPGDEVLIPAPYWVSYPEMVALTGAVPVPVPTSPASGFQLDPDALEARITPRTRLIVLNSPGNPTGAVFPLDTLRRIAEITQERGLLIVTDEIYEHLVYDAEQVSIARYAPEHTLTINGASKAYAMTGWRLGYAGGPAGVIAAMNALQSQSTSSASSVSQYAALAALEGYEETARFVALARAAYRERRDRLVSGLNALGLSTPTPQGAFYVMADTRSIHEDELEAARIILDEARVAVVPGTDFAAPGQVRLSYATGLENIEEVLRRLGALVGSSS from the coding sequence ATGACCGACGCGGCCACCGCCACGCGGGCGCAGCGCCTCTCAGGGCGGGCGCGCCGCCTCAAGCCCTCGGCGACCGTAGCCGTGACCTCGCGCGCCCTCGAACTTCAGCGGGCCGGGCACGACCTGATCTCGCTGAGCGTGGGCGAACCCGATTTCGACACGCCGCCTCACATCAAGGCCGCCGCCATTCGGGCGATCGAGGCCGGCAAGACGAAATACACGCCCGTCAGCGGCATCCCCGAACTGCGCGAGGCGATCAGCGCCAAGTTCCGGCGGGAGAACGGGCTCGATTACCCACCGAACGCCGTCACCGTCACGAGCGGCGGCAAACAGGCCCTCTTCAACGCCTTTTTCGCGCTCCTCGACCCCGGCGACGAGGTGCTGATTCCCGCGCCCTACTGGGTGAGTTACCCCGAGATGGTGGCGCTGACGGGCGCGGTGCCGGTGCCGGTGCCCACGTCGCCTGCGAGCGGCTTTCAACTCGACCCCGATGCGCTGGAGGCCCGGATCACCCCGCGCACCCGCCTGATCGTGCTCAACAGCCCCGGCAATCCGACGGGGGCGGTGTTTCCGCTCGATACCCTGCGGCGCATCGCCGAGATCACGCAGGAACGCGGCCTCTTGATCGTGACCGACGAGATCTACGAGCACCTCGTCTACGACGCCGAGCAGGTCAGCATCGCCCGCTATGCCCCCGAGCACACCCTGACGATCAACGGCGCGAGCAAGGCCTACGCGATGACCGGCTGGCGCCTCGGCTACGCGGGGGGGCCGGCGGGGGTGATCGCCGCGATGAACGCCTTGCAGTCCCAGAGCACGAGTAGCGCCAGCAGCGTCTCGCAGTACGCCGCCCTCGCCGCCCTGGAAGGGTACGAGGAGACGGCCCGCTTCGTCGCGCTGGCCCGCGCCGCCTACCGGGAGCGCCGCGACCGCCTCGTGAGCGGGCTCAACGCCCTCGGCCTGAGCACGCCGACGCCGCAGGGCGCCTTCTACGTGATGGCCGACACCCGCTCTATCCATGAGGACGAACTCGAAGCCGCCCGCATCATTCTTGACGAGGCGAGAGTCGCCGTCGTCCCCGGCACCGATTTCGCCGCGCCGGGGCAGGTCCGGCTGAGCTACGCGACGGGGCTGGAGAACATCGAAGAGGTGTTGCGGCGGCTCGGGGCGCTCGTCGGCTCATCCTCCTGA
- the murG gene encoding undecaprenyldiphospho-muramoylpentapeptide beta-N-acetylglucosaminyltransferase has product MSLVVMATGGTGGHIYPAVATARELMERGHEAALLGQRGGMEEGIAGREGLPFYGVDAGKLARSGQGRPDPRELWRAAQGVAQARRTLARLKPDAVVGYGGFASLPGVLAAQSLGIPTVLHEQNARLGLTQRLAAGRARAVGTAYDTVLGLSPEKATLVGMPVREARMDRRAALAALGLRDGPFTVLVMGGSQGSLFLNETVPGVLGELFGEAGELPPSRGSGGLPVFDYDLSVSGGRRGASAQRGAGERGRAVQVIHSTGPRWLEQVKPAVQPWPWYHVSAYLDAVAAWSVADLAITRAGTGTLAEAAFHGVPLIMVPLPESAENHQLHNAQAVEAAGAGRVLEQRDAAPGLGALVLECAAPGEHAALREAARRRARPGAAARFADLIEVQLRRGASLPAAESHPSGPHPSSHD; this is encoded by the coding sequence ATGAGTCTGGTGGTCATGGCAACGGGGGGCACCGGGGGGCACATTTATCCCGCCGTCGCCACCGCCCGCGAGCTGATGGAGCGGGGGCACGAAGCGGCGCTTCTCGGTCAGCGGGGCGGCATGGAAGAGGGCATCGCCGGGCGCGAGGGGTTGCCCTTTTACGGCGTCGACGCCGGCAAGCTTGCCCGCAGCGGTCAGGGGCGCCCGGACCCGCGCGAGCTCTGGCGCGCGGCGCAGGGGGTGGCCCAGGCAAGGCGAACCCTCGCCCGGTTGAAGCCAGACGCGGTGGTCGGCTACGGCGGCTTTGCGAGCCTGCCCGGCGTCCTCGCGGCCCAGAGTCTCGGGATTCCCACCGTACTGCACGAGCAAAACGCTCGCCTCGGCCTGACCCAGCGCCTCGCGGCGGGGCGGGCGCGGGCGGTCGGCACCGCGTATGACACGGTGCTCGGCCTCTCCCCGGAGAAGGCCACCCTCGTCGGGATGCCGGTGCGCGAGGCGCGGATGGATCGCCGGGCGGCGCTCGCGGCGCTGGGGCTCAGAGACGGCCCCTTCACGGTCCTCGTGATGGGGGGCTCACAGGGCTCACTCTTTCTCAACGAGACGGTGCCGGGCGTGCTGGGAGAACTGTTCGGAGAAGCGGGCGAGCTGCCGCCCTCCAGGGGCTCGGGGGGCCTGCCGGTCTTCGACTACGACCTGAGCGTGAGCGGGGGCCGGCGCGGAGCGTCAGCCCAGCGGGGAGCGGGCGAGCGGGGCCGCGCGGTGCAGGTGATTCACTCGACCGGGCCGCGCTGGCTTGAACAGGTGAAGCCCGCTGTCCAGCCCTGGCCCTGGTATCACGTGTCGGCCTACCTCGACGCGGTCGCGGCGTGGTCCGTCGCCGACCTCGCCATCACCCGCGCCGGCACCGGCACCCTGGCCGAGGCCGCCTTTCACGGCGTGCCGCTGATCATGGTGCCGCTGCCGGAGTCGGCGGAAAATCACCAGCTTCACAACGCGCAGGCGGTGGAGGCGGCGGGCGCCGGACGGGTCCTGGAGCAGCGGGACGCGGCGCCGGGCCTGGGGGCGCTGGTGTTAGAGTGTGCCGCACCCGGCGAGCACGCGGCGCTGCGCGAAGCAGCCCGCCGACGGGCCCGGCCTGGCGCCGCCGCGCGGTTTGCGGACCTGATCGAGGTTCAGCTTCGGCGTGGGGCCAGCCTGCCTGCCGCCGAATCCCACCCGTCCGGGCCGCACCCTTCCTCCCATGACTGA
- the murC gene encoding UDP-N-acetylmuramate--L-alanine ligase, protein MTDLASAPTAAASAPGSASPLHYHLLGIGGIGMSAFARLLRARGHHVSGCDEHLSPQTAQLQAEGFEVVQGHAAAHVTERPFGAIDVLVASEAVPKSHPELAAARAAGIEVRPRMALLGELLRSGPSVGVIGTHGKTTTTSMIAVALWGAGLDPSAFVGGNVPEFSGNARLGGGPFVAEVDESDRGFAELGCETAIFTNAEDDHVGGDLATYWQTVEEQHAAFARFVAASGRVLFCLDWPGLGELCAGQPERLTYGVATEADYRAVNLRPDETGTFFEVTYRGEPLGAARVSMPGHHNVLNALAALAVVHLYGGDFARGAASLAEFRGPGRRWEVLGTFGGALVIDDYAHNSTKVAAAVQAARQTGRRVRVVFQPHRYLRTQQSWPRLADALMDADEVLLLDIAAASEPPIEGVHTTLILDRMQAQGHGAVSYWPDRAKALHYLCESAAPGDLIVTMGAGDVYRIGDELTGKVRA, encoded by the coding sequence ATGACTGACCTTGCCTCTGCTCCTACTGCCGCCGCCTCCGCTCCGGGGAGCGCTTCCCCGCTTCATTACCACCTGCTCGGCATCGGCGGGATCGGGATGAGCGCCTTCGCCCGGCTGCTGCGCGCGCGCGGGCACCACGTCTCGGGCTGCGACGAGCACCTCTCCCCCCAGACCGCCCAGCTCCAGGCGGAGGGCTTCGAGGTCGTGCAGGGCCACGCCGCCGCGCACGTCACCGAGCGGCCCTTCGGGGCCATCGACGTGCTCGTCGCCTCCGAAGCGGTGCCCAAGTCACACCCGGAACTCGCGGCGGCGCGGGCGGCGGGCATAGAAGTCCGGCCCCGGATGGCGCTGCTCGGTGAGCTGCTGCGCTCGGGGCCGAGCGTCGGCGTGATCGGCACCCACGGCAAGACCACCACGACCTCCATGATCGCGGTGGCGCTCTGGGGCGCGGGGCTCGATCCCTCGGCCTTCGTCGGCGGCAACGTGCCTGAGTTCAGCGGCAACGCCCGGCTCGGTGGCGGTCCTTTCGTGGCCGAGGTCGACGAGTCCGACCGGGGCTTTGCCGAGCTGGGTTGCGAGACGGCCATCTTCACCAACGCCGAAGACGACCACGTCGGCGGGGACCTTGCCACCTACTGGCAGACGGTCGAGGAGCAGCACGCGGCGTTCGCGCGTTTCGTCGCGGCGTCGGGGCGGGTGCTGTTCTGCCTCGACTGGCCGGGCCTGGGCGAACTGTGCGCGGGGCAGCCGGAGCGCCTGACCTACGGCGTGGCGACGGAGGCCGACTACCGCGCCGTGAACCTGCGGCCCGACGAGACCGGCACCTTCTTCGAGGTCACGTACCGGGGCGAGCCCCTGGGCGCGGCGCGCGTCTCGATGCCGGGGCACCACAACGTGCTCAACGCCCTCGCGGCGCTCGCCGTCGTGCACCTGTACGGCGGCGACTTCGCGCGCGGCGCGGCCTCCTTAGCCGAGTTCCGGGGACCGGGACGGCGCTGGGAGGTGCTCGGCACATTCGGCGGGGCGCTCGTGATCGACGATTACGCCCACAACTCGACCAAGGTGGCTGCCGCCGTGCAGGCCGCGCGCCAGACCGGGCGGCGGGTGCGGGTGGTGTTTCAGCCGCACCGTTACCTGCGCACCCAGCAGAGCTGGCCCCGACTCGCCGACGCCCTGATGGACGCCGACGAGGTGCTGCTGCTCGATATCGCCGCCGCCTCCGAGCCGCCGATCGAGGGCGTGCACACCACCCTGATTCTGGACCGGATGCAGGCGCAGGGACACGGCGCGGTGAGCTACTGGCCCGACCGGGCAAAGGCGCTGCACTACCTGTGCGAGTCGGCGGCCCCCGGTGACCTGATCGTCACGATGGGCGCGGGCGACGTGTACCGCATCGGCGACGAGCTGACCGGCAAGGTCCGCGCGTGA
- a CDS encoding class I SAM-dependent RNA methyltransferase codes for MPELLTLEIEKLVAGGLGLARDEGGVVLVRGALPGERVTAEVRPGKGVRQGVTRAVERVSPERVEAPELPTADLAHASYAAQLTFKRGFVEEALSRIAKLRHPVKETVPSPREWHYRSAAQYLVTPGGLAYRERRGHDARAFEADPLVMERIAEVAGRLDPERLGPATEVAFRASRLTGEVIAALIGAGEPRDFLRASDELLDAGAIGVSLAQPAGRRFSAGVRLIAGESAVRERLGDVEGHVSATGFAQINPEAAGLAYRHAARLAGTGEHAADVYGGAGFIGRHLAPHFRRVTVLDTSAEALTRGRQDVALGEARNLTFRQGDAARLSEIGADVLVVDPPRAGLDEATRGHIQDSTADRLVYVSCDPATWARDVGDLTRRGWKLGEVTPHDFYPQTSHVEIVSVLDR; via the coding sequence ATGCCCGAACTGCTCACGCTGGAAATCGAAAAGCTCGTCGCTGGGGGGCTGGGGCTCGCCCGCGATGAGGGGGGCGTGGTGCTGGTGCGCGGCGCGTTGCCTGGAGAGCGCGTCACTGCTGAGGTCCGGCCCGGCAAGGGCGTGCGCCAGGGCGTGACCCGGGCCGTGGAGCGCGTCAGCCCCGAGCGGGTGGAGGCGCCCGAGCTGCCCACCGCCGACCTCGCCCACGCGAGCTACGCGGCGCAACTCACCTTCAAACGCGGCTTCGTGGAAGAAGCCCTGAGCCGCATCGCCAAGTTGCGTCATCCGGTGAAGGAGACGGTGCCGAGTCCACGCGAGTGGCACTACCGCAGCGCGGCGCAGTACCTCGTGACGCCGGGGGGCCTCGCCTACCGCGAGCGCCGGGGCCACGACGCGCGGGCCTTTGAGGCCGATCCCCTCGTGATGGAGCGCATCGCCGAGGTGGCCGGGCGCCTGGACCCCGAGCGGCTTGGTCCCGCCACCGAGGTCGCCTTCCGGGCGAGCCGCCTGACCGGCGAGGTGATCGCGGCCCTGATCGGCGCGGGCGAGCCCCGCGACTTCCTGCGCGCGTCGGACGAGCTGCTGGACGCGGGGGCCATCGGCGTGTCGCTCGCGCAGCCGGCGGGGCGGCGCTTCAGCGCGGGCGTGCGCCTGATCGCCGGCGAGAGCGCCGTGCGCGAGCGGCTCGGCGACGTGGAGGGCCACGTCTCGGCGACCGGCTTCGCCCAGATCAACCCCGAAGCGGCGGGCCTCGCCTACCGCCACGCCGCGCGGCTCGCGGGCACCGGTGAGCACGCCGCCGACGTGTACGGGGGCGCGGGCTTCATCGGGCGTCACCTCGCGCCGCACTTCCGGCGGGTGACCGTGCTCGACACCTCCGCCGAGGCCCTCACGCGCGGGCGGCAGGACGTGGCGCTCGGCGAGGCGCGCAACCTCACCTTTCGTCAGGGCGACGCGGCGCGGCTCTCCGAGATCGGCGCCGACGTGCTGGTGGTGGACCCCCCGCGCGCCGGGCTCGACGAGGCCACGCGCGGCCACATTCAGGACAGCACGGCCGACCGCTTGGTGTATGTCTCGTGCGATCCGGCGACCTGGGCGCGCGACGTGGGCGACCTGACCCGGCGCGGCTGGAAACTCGGCGAGGTCACGCCCCACGACTTCTACCCCCAGACCTCGCACGTCGAGATCGTGAGTGTGCTCGACCGCTAG
- a CDS encoding AIM24 family protein — protein MTDMQPGSDGTYSLRDFIAQTAERDQPGDVFELESSKMLEVKVNGRIWSKLGAMIAYKGQLSFKREGTLEGGLMKALKRAVSQEMSPLAKIEGRGVAYLADQGKEIQILRLAGESLNVNGNDLLAFEDSVQYDITMQRRIAGMAAGGLFSVRVQGHGMVAILSHGKPLTLRVTPGEPIFTDPNATIAWSGNLQPQLTVDQSLRSFIGRGGGETYQMVFQGDGFVVVQPYEEFDAGMLGGEGGHSGGIGRSIGDLFD, from the coding sequence ATGACCGATATGCAACCCGGCAGCGACGGCACCTACTCCCTGCGTGACTTCATCGCCCAGACCGCCGAGCGTGACCAGCCCGGCGACGTGTTCGAGCTCGAATCGAGCAAGATGCTCGAGGTCAAGGTGAACGGGCGCATCTGGAGCAAGCTCGGCGCGATGATCGCCTACAAGGGCCAGCTCTCCTTCAAGCGCGAGGGCACCCTCGAAGGCGGGCTGATGAAGGCCCTCAAGCGCGCGGTGAGCCAGGAGATGAGCCCGCTCGCCAAGATCGAGGGCCGGGGCGTGGCCTACCTCGCCGACCAGGGCAAGGAAATCCAGATTCTGCGCCTTGCGGGCGAGAGCCTGAACGTGAACGGCAACGACCTGCTCGCCTTTGAAGACTCTGTGCAGTACGACATCACCATGCAGCGCCGCATCGCGGGAATGGCGGCGGGGGGCTTATTTAGCGTGCGGGTGCAGGGCCACGGCATGGTGGCGATCCTCAGCCACGGCAAGCCGCTCACCCTGCGCGTGACGCCCGGCGAGCCGATCTTCACCGACCCCAACGCCACCATCGCCTGGAGCGGCAACCTGCAACCGCAGCTCACGGTGGACCAGAGCCTGCGCTCCTTTATCGGGCGCGGCGGCGGCGAAACCTACCAGATGGTGTTTCAGGGCGACGGCTTCGTGGTCGTGCAGCCCTACGAGGAGTTCGACGCCGGCATGCTCGGCGGCGAGGGGGGCCACAGCGGCGGAATCGGGCGCAGCATCGGCGACCTGTTCGACTGA